The following coding sequences are from one Salvia hispanica cultivar TCC Black 2014 chromosome 3, UniMelb_Shisp_WGS_1.0, whole genome shotgun sequence window:
- the LOC125209447 gene encoding uncharacterized protein LOC125209447: MENPNGNNEEVPPPPPPPLNQDQIILQLQQQMEEMRREREEERRRDAPVRNAFGNVNIPMPPIDPRVNANNFELKTALIQFVEQRVFSGRPTEDPNMHLAKFLEIANTTKLNGVPEDTIKLRLFPFSLTGYARDWFDNLEPGSVISWDDLAKKFLERFFPLSSTLNLQAEISHFKMKSQESMFEAWERFNALLKKCPNHGLSPGHQVSLFYNGCSEFIKSQLDFGSGGSFLDKGVDECKKMLQRLAYTSKSWSSGRDGSMPVASVVDSDAFNLLNQQMMILNQKVDSISLGMAPNVEPQPTVEDVNYVHQGGNQRNFYNYRPNNGGGNYRPSFNTHPNLSYGNPNNAIQPSGVNNSPSTSKSSSDVTNELLKALMEKTDGIMEHSTKRIDKVETAVVEVATRMGALEHQMSQIAQTVGQLHQPGQFPSNTIPNPKECKAINLRSGTSYEGPSMPEKEAIVQPEEEEEIEMETPPESSPKVQPEIIVPPKPMEVKLPFPQMIQKKKKDEQFSRFLDIFSMQRRSSSMM; encoded by the coding sequence ATGGAAAATCCAAATGGGAACAACGAGGAAGtaccacctccacctccacctccccttaatcaagaccaaatcatCCTCCAACTACAACAACAAATGGAGGAGATGAGAAGGGAAAGAGAGGAGGAAAGGAGAAGAGATGCACCGGTTAGAAATGCATTTGGGAACGTTAATATCCCAATGCCACCCATTGATCCAAGAGTGAATGCCAACAATTTTGAGTTGAAGACGGCATTGATCCAATTTGTGGAGCAACGTGTTTTCTCGGGAAGGCCCACGGAGGATCCTAATATGCACTTAGCCAAATTCTTGGAGATTGCCAACACAACCAAGCTTAATGGGGTTCCCGAAGATACAATCAAGCTTAGGCTATTCCCATTCTCATTGACGGGATATGCTAGAGATTGGTTTGATAACCTTGAGCCGGGCTCGGTTATAAGTTGGGACGACTTAGCCAAAAAGTTCTTGGAGAGGTTCTTCCCTCTTAGCTCTACTCTCAACCTACAAGCGGAGATCTCCCACTTTAAAATGAAGAGCCAAGAGTCTATGTTCGAAGCATGGGAGAGATTCAATGCTTTGTTGAAGAAGTGTCCTAACCATGGGTTGTCTCCGGGCCATCAAGTGAGCCTTTTCTATAATGGATGCTCGGAATTTATCAAAAGTCAACTAGACTTTGGTTCGGGGGGATCATTCTTGGACAAAGGGGTCGATGAGTGCAAGAAGATGCTTCAAAGGCTTGCATACACTAGCAAGAGTTGGAGCTCGGGTCGAGATGGCTCTATGCCGGTAGCTTCGGTTGTTGATTCGGATGCATTCAATCTCCTCAACCAACAAATGATGATTCTCAATCAAAAGGTGGATAGCATAAGTTTGGGGATGGCACCCAATGTAGAGCCTCAACCTACCGTAGAGGATGTTAATTATGTGCATCAAGGAGGAAATCAAAGGAACTTCTACAATTATCGCCCCAACAATGGGGGTGGTAATTATCGTCCATCCTTCAATACACATCCAAATCTTTCGTATGGGAATCCGAATAATGCTATTCAACCAAGTGGGGTTAACAATTCACCTAGCACTTCAAAGTCTTCAAGTGATGTTACCAATGAGCTTCTAAAAGCTTTGATGGAGAAGACCGATGGGATTATGGAACACTCTACCAAGAGAATTGATAAAGTTGAGACGGCGGTGGTAGAAGTTGCTACAAGAATGGGGGCCTTGGAGCACCAAATGAGTCAAATTGCTCAAACCGTGGGTCAACTTCATCAACCGGGGCAATTTCCAAGCAACACTATTCCTAACCCAAAAGAGTGCAAGGCAATTAATTTGAGGAGTGGAACAAGCTATGAGGGTCCCTCTATGCCCGAAAAGGAAGCTATTGTTCAacccgaagaagaagaggaaatagAGATGGAAACACCACCGGAGAGCTCGCCTAAGGTTCAACCCGAGATAATTGTTCCTCCCAAACCCATGGAAGTTAAGCTTCCCTTTCCTCAAATGatacaaaagaagaagaaggatgaacaattttcaagatttttggATATCTTTAGTATGCAAAGAAGAAGTTCTTCCATGATGTGA